The genome window attttaaattagtaaatataaaattacactttgattcctcctaaaaatgataaaaaattgatttaatcctttaaaaataataaagatagaggttattaaaatagtgaaattacatttttactataataaaaattacaatttaatttcgacccattgaaaaaaatttctgaCTTCGCTCCAACGAGACAAAGCCTCGTTggtaaatttaaatgaaaattgctAGTGGGACTAatacattaaattgaaaaaataaaaaaaaaattatatttttacctttcaaattttataaaaacatagaCAGAAGCAACAATATGTTTTGACCTAATTACTTTTTATGTAACAcataacataattatttaaattattgataatgatgtttttaaattaaaaaaattaaaaaaaaattataagacaTCATTAAATCTTGGACTTTTAGAATATTATGGAAATTACTGCTAAAGTCAAGCACTAAGCACCATCCACTTTAACTCAAATTCAGTGATTAAACATATTACGTTTCTAATTTTACTTGCTGCTTTGGCTGCTAGCTTTAAAGCTAATAACTAGTATTAGTCCACTAATCCccaattttaaactaatttcttATTCCCCGATCGAGTCTTTAACTTGATTGTTATGGTTCGTATGGGCATGGTTATCAATGCAAGAGGATGTAGGTTGTAGTGCGTTGAAgcatattatttttctatttatgggttgaggagaaactataagtaattttagacattgtgtcaaaaagaacaaatataatCAGAACTCataatgagattattaaaaaaactaatttcttATTCGAAAAGGTAGGATAGCAAAACCTAAACACCACGATTGATTTCAAATAAACTTTTTCCAAATGAAACGATTAATTTTAAGAAAGGATAAATTATGTCGATAGTTACTTAGTTGTTGATGagggtttttattattattattcaattataaaaaattacaaaataatcacctaattattcaattttttgtcATTAGTAGTTAAATAGCTAATGAAAAACAAACGTGGTAGCTTTTGAAATTAGTATAATATCAACTTTAATTCTTAACATTTATACCTCGtgtcaatttaatcttgattctaaaaaaattaattctcaacatttacacagtgtgtaatttggtctttctgttattttgtttttctttgtgaccctttttagctaaaaaaataaatttattatgataaaaaaaaatgccAAAAATAGAAACGCCAAGTGTGGAGCAATACTGGATTTGTTGCTATCCACCCCTTCCCCTTCACAGGGACGAAGCCAAGAAATTATTCTGGGAGGGCAAGAGATGAGTCCTAAATTTTTTAGGGTCTAAAAtccaattttactattatacttaattataatttcataaatttcaaagGGTCTAAAAGAACATATTTGCTATTTTTTGAGGGCGAAGGTTACTGTCTAAAAAACAATTGGTTTCATAcgcatgttttaatatattttatttgtttctgaTAATCTAGTATTCGATAATAATATTATCGATTAAATCTAGAGTCGAGTCGAATTGAATCTTTAAACGGTGATAAAATTCTACTAGTActattttttcatttacaaaatttaaactcgaaattgtaattaaaaacataaaattacttttaacaCTCCATTCAACATACGTtggtataattaaattaattttaaatatactcaAAAGCTTTTAAGATTTTcgttattttcataattagcACAAACTTTTTCAATTgtattttctagaaaataaacaaccaatattcaaattcaaagttttgtttatttttccttttaaattaatagtttCGTATTCgagtttaattatatgtaaaatcGTTTTAATACAATGTTTAGAATTACCCGTAACCCCTTCTCAAtctataaataaaagaataatatattttagtacaCTTAAATCCACATCCTCTTACATTGGTAATAATTCAATTACTTTTCCGACATTTAAATTGACGGTCTAACCGTtgaaaattatggaaattataaataatgaaattatagattgatttgacatttaaaagttaaaattatggataacaaagaaaaatcGGTCACTAAAACTTATCtgtaaataaagttttaagttatgcaaaaataatattattttaattaatatttaagttatataattaaatcacaATCACTAAAGATTTTAATAGATATATCTTTATCCAAAATTTGGAAGGTTTTCTAGAAAATCAATGTTCCGGGGATAATTTggttataatttttaaggtttaaatacaaaattagtcctaaaattatatatttaaaattattttgtccatatataaattatcaatttcatattattataccttaaAATGCAATaccaattaataaaaacatgacATATGGCATATTCTTATTGGAAGTcgtaaataaaattagataaaattaatagtttcaTACCGATTTAAGGATGGTTGGTTCTATTGAATTTAGGGCCTCTTTGGATGTGCAGCTCATTTGTGGCtagtgtaaaaataacggtAGTGGTGAGATTAGATGTTATAGCATtagacataaaaaaaaaaactaaacgcATCGCACTGAAAGTAAACGTCCATCCAAAAAGGGCCCTAAGTTAACcaacttcaaatatatattataaatattataatatttatttatgtgttatATTACGCTTActatatgttataaatatatttaaaattgtttcaaaaatatatatttaaaataaatagagtagtatatattaaagttaattaaattgatatttttaattataaattttaataaccgATTaacttaatctattttattgttgtttggtccaaaacctaaattttttctattttgtttaaatCGGTGATGATGTCAACCTCTAAATTAACTATCGCCGTCTTTTCTCTCTATCCACTAACTTTTGTTTATATAACTAATTTGGCCTTAATAACAGATttaactgaaaataaaaaaatcaaaatattttactaaatcgattttgattttgctctttttttgtgaattaatgtaattttaccttttaaaaccttaaaaataagacaaaaaagtaacgaaaatagaaaatagaaaatgaaacataaatagtaaattaattatttattgacctctattatacaaatttgattaaattagtcttttaattattaaatagatcaatttaattcacgtgttattaaaaatgtttaaataaagttaaattggAATTGAGTTaacattttatgtttaaaaattatcatttatcgTTTAgcaaagttaatatttttaatgttttgatggtattgtaaatgaaaatttttgtttgagaTTGAAcgcaattaaatattaataattttcaatacatttttatacaataattgTTAACTCTGTTGCATTTTGGACttgtttgattctttttaacaatataatgactaaattgatccatttaataatatcTAAACTAATTTGATTCGGTCCCTTTAATACAGGGACCTCTCAAGTACTTTAATCATGAAAACCGTAgcaatcaaattttcaattgattaatcttaaatttgaaagttaaattTAGGTAGAATTAGAGATGGCAATGAGGTGGGTTGAGACGAGGCGGTTTTTTGCCTTCTCACTAACATAAGCCGACCTCGATCCaatccaaaattaaacattaatttatttgcCTTGAATTCGgttgaaaaaaatcaaacctaTACCCAATCCAACCTAAACTAACCCGATATACCgccgtttttaagtttttaaatgttttttttatcaaaatggaataatattttttatttttaattaattttaatgatgctattaatttttttttcgagtataaatatgtaaaaaaaatatcaatataaattttatcctcgtatatttaattattatatataaaaaggtgTTGGTAATTATCCTGGGGCAAGACAGGACGGGCtagtttttttaaatccaataaaaattaaatttactcGATTCGTCTCGaaattcgatttaaaaaaaacttaacccTATCGGATGGGATCGAAACCTATTGAATTCGGAATTTTTTGTCATtcctaaattaaatataacataaatcatattttaaatatatgaattaacaatttagttttgacatttagaaaaaaaacaatctttctagattttaatgattagatttaaattgattatgtGATAGATACTCACGTAAccatgtattttaaaatttatttacctAACGTCCCCAtacttcatttatattttaaattggtcattaaattttaaaatgttctaATTAACTCCTCACAGTATTAAATATTACATCCATCATGTTCTTTTATTATCCTAGCTGACGATATAGGCATGaaatatcaatttcaaataatgGCATTCAtgtttaaaatacatatatcaaATTGTAAACACGTGGTATCTATCACACGAATAATTTAGATTCGAcatgttaaagtaaaaaaaaaaaaaagcagacaGCCATAGTAATTTGGATCCGCAAAAATTAGGGAAAATCCTCGACACAAGAACAATACTTTAAATTGTTAATGTTGGGATCGAATTAAGCAACGGACAAGTAAAAATAGtggaaaaaattgagaaattgaatacacaaattaaacatgaaaaaacccttccaaagaggataaaaaattaccggtaaatataattttattataatagcaaaagaacgaagagtacaaaaatagtgataaaaactaaaccctaaaacccaaaaaacaaataaccctcgaaacgtaaacacaaaattctccaaaagtgttatgagttctaatatcaaatgggtgtattttctaatgttgtaaaaAAACCGATTTATAagctaataaatactaaatatattatactaataaatattaaatatatttttttaaaataatatgttagAATTTGAATcacattaaaagtttaattgcctacaacatttaaaaaattctaccAACCCTAGCCCCTTCAATATTATACTTTTAACACTGCACAGACAGCACCAATAACCCCAAAATTCCACCCTCTGTAATGTGTAGGTTCGCATTTGACAGTTTTcagtaaagaaatgaaatttacACCAAGTAAAATTAAGATAGTTGATTCCCAGCTGGATGTGCCCAGTTGTGGagccttttctttctctctctctcttcccCTCACCTCACATGTCCCCATCAGCTTTTTCCATTACTTTTAATTCAGATTCCAAAACCCATTTATTTGTtaatcttagattttttttttttaatttctcctaatattttaattcattttttcatCTATAAATCAACCCTCCATTCATTCAATTAACTCTTCTACTTTTCCTTCCCTTCCTCATCACtcccttttcatattttcttcttcttttcctctttAATCCAAAAGCCAAATTCTGGGTTTCTCTTCTTTGAGTTCAAAATCCATTACCCGTCATAAGAAATCCTTTCTTTTCTCAGCTCAAAAAAGCTGCCTGCTTGGGGTTCTTGATATTGCCTCAACCGACCATTCtcaaagttttctttttatataaatttccaagtttttgtttttctaacaTCTTCATGCTCAATCTTCTGTTCTTGATGTTTGAGATTCATGTCTCCAATTCTCAGTGAAATCTTCTTTTCTGGGTTTATGATCAATTCTACATTCATTCGAAGGACCCAACTCGTTCAATCTTTCTCAGTTGTTTTCCTTTACTGGTTGTACTACGTTTCATGATTTTCtagccttttttttctttcaagttttctatctctctctatataataaataaataaataaataaattcaactaCTATAATATTCTACTAATCTGCATATTATTCATCTTTTATCTACAACTTTCCATGGCTTCCTCAAGTGGAACATCATCAGGTTCATCAACCATGGTCACAAACTCAGGCTCCGATGAAGATTTACAAGCATTAATGAACGAAAGGAAGAGGAAAAGAATGATATCCAACAGGGAATCAGCAAGGCGGTCAAGGATGAGGAAACAAAAGCATTTAGATGATCTCATGGCACAAGTTTCCCAGCTACAAAATGAAAATCACCAGATTTTAACAACGGTGAGCATCACCACACAGCGTTACTTGAACGTGGAGGCTGAGAACTCGGTGCTTAGAGCTCAAGCCAACGAGCTTAGTCACAGGTTACAGTCCCTCaatgatatcattgattccttAAATGGATGCAATAACAATATTGGTGGTGCTGACGGTGGTGGTGATTGTGGTGGTTTTAATGTTGCAACGATTGGTTTCAATGAGATGGTTGATCATAGCTTTATTAACCCTTTCAATTTGGCTTACTTGAATCAACCTATCATGGCTTCTGCAGATAATAACATGTTTCAGTATTGATCTTCATGAGcttattgatatatatatacatatatctgaTCAAAGGGGGTTAAAGTGGAggagttttaatgtttttttggGGTTTGGTTTTTAGAGTATTTTCAATGATTATTAGTAGTAGGGGAATTGTGCTTATTGGGGTTTAATTTGTATAACCTATCCAATGCAAAgcaaaatattattaatgtaCTTTGaggttttagttttttttttaattttcatttttaaaattataattatatctacctttaattttttatacaccCACTTAAACTATCATACAAGCATGGCTTGCGAATTGATCCCACGACCTTAAGGGATATGGTGAAATTGAACAATCATTATAAATACGGATCTGGATATAATCCAAGGTTAAAGTAATTGGAAAGTCTTTGTATTATAGAGATTGCATTAAATTAATCTCTCTACGGTTAAAAAGAATaacataaattca of Gossypium raimondii isolate GPD5lz chromosome 3, ASM2569854v1, whole genome shotgun sequence contains these proteins:
- the LOC105795328 gene encoding bZIP transcription factor 11-like; translation: MASSSGTSSGSSTMVTNSGSDEDLQALMNERKRKRMISNRESARRSRMRKQKHLDDLMAQVSQLQNENHQILTTVSITTQRYLNVEAENSVLRAQANELSHRLQSLNDIIDSLNGCNNNIGGADGGGDCGGFNVATIGFNEMVDHSFINPFNLAYLNQPIMASADNNMFQY